The proteins below come from a single Triticum aestivum cultivar Chinese Spring chromosome 5D, IWGSC CS RefSeq v2.1, whole genome shotgun sequence genomic window:
- the LOC123120264 gene encoding leucine-rich repeat receptor-like protein kinase PXC1 has product MALRFLAVLGFLSAAAAAAVLRPEPEVKPSDTDALAMFRHAADAHGILAGNWSTLDACAGRWTGVGCSSDGRRVTSLSLGSLDLRGSLDPLSHLTELRVLDLRGNRLNGTLDGLLLGVPNLKLLYLSRNDISGAVPEALARLLRLVRLDLADNSLRGPIPAAALANLTDLLTLRLQDNLLTGLLPDLATALPRLADFNTSNNQLSGRVPDAVRAKFGLASFAGNAGLCGTVPPLPSCSFMPREPAPTSPSAPASSSQSVVPSNPAASSSSSSVASSSPALATPEGAAGKGGLSTGAIAGIAVGNGLFLFALLSLLVAYCCCSTGGGSETAKKRKRGGRVGLEDGDGGIFGHGKGMQPARPGSAGRCSDGGDSDGARSKLVFFGVDGEGGGNDEADDDGGSDSSTGRRASGGWTTQQQGRRSKFELEELLRASAEMVGRGSLGTVYRAALGDGRMVAVKRLRDANPCARDEFHRYMDLIGRLRHPNLVPLRAFYYAKQEKLLIYDYLPNGNLHDRLHGHQMTGETPLDWTTRVTLLLGVARGLACIHREYRDSTIPHGNIKSTNVLLDKNGAACVTDFGLALLLSPAHAIARLGGYIAPEQSGDHKRLSQEADVYSFGVLVLEALTGKVPAQHLQPLPDAAGNSAQRKDKQAAVSLPEWVRSVVREEWTAEVFDAELLRYKNIEEEMVALLHIALACVAQLPEQRPSMADVVRMIESVPVDQSPLPEEDVSMSPSIGITTDDGLSY; this is encoded by the exons ATGGCTCTGCGGTTCTTGGCGGTCCTGGGGTTTctctccgcggcggcggcggctgcggtgctGCGGCCTGAGCCGGAGGTGAAGCCAAGCGACACGGACGCGCTGGCCATGTTCCGGCACGCTGCCGACGCGCACGGCATCCTGGCCGGCAACTGGAGCACGCTCGACGCCTGCGCCGGCCGCTGGACCGGCGTGGGGTGCTCCTCCGACGGCCGCCGGGTCACCTCGCTCTCCCTCGGCTCGCTCGACCTGCGGGGCTCTCTCGACCCGCTCTCCCACCTCACCGAGCTCCGCGTGCTCGACCTCCGCGGGAACCGCCTCAACGGCACCCTCGACGGCCTCCTCCTCGGCGTCCCCAACCTCAAGCTCCTCTACCTCTCCCGCAACGACATCTCCGGAGCCGTCCCGGAGGCCCTCGCGCGGCTCCTTCGCCTGGTCCGCCTTGACCTCGCCGACAACAGCCTGCGCGGGCCCATCCCTGCCGCCGCGCTCGCCAACCTTACCGACCTCCTCACGCTAAGGCTCCAGGACAACCTCCTCACCGGTCTGCTCCCGGACCTCGCCACCGCCCTGCCCCGCCTCGCGGACTTCAACACCTCCAACAACCagctctccggcagggtgcccgacGCGGTGCGCGCCAAGTTCGGTCTCGCCTCGTTCGCCGGCAATGCCGGCCTCTGCGGGACGGTGCCGCCGCTGCCGTCCTGTTCTTTCATGCCGCGCGAGCCCGCCCCGACGTCGCCTTCCGCCCCTGCCTCGTCGTCGCAGTCCGTGGTGCCGTCCAACCcagctgcctcctcctcgtcgtcgtccgttGCTTCGTCGTCACCGGCATTGGCCACACCAGAGGGAGCCGCTGGCAAGGGGGGCTTGAGCACAGGCGCGATTGCCGGGATTGCCGTCGGCAATGGCCTCTTCCTGTTCGCGCTGCTGTCGCTGCTGGTTGCGTATTGCTGCTGTAGCACCGGCGGCGGCAGCGAGACAGCCAAGAAGAGGAAAAGAGGCGGCCGCGTCGGTCTGGAGGACGGAGACGGCGGGATATTCGGCCACGGCAAGGGCATGCAGCCGGCTCGCCCAGGCAGCGCTGGCAGGTGCAGCGACGGCGGGGACAGCGACGGGGCACGCAGCAAGTTGGTATTCTTCGGGGTCGACGGCGAAGGCGGTGGCAACGACGAAGCTGACGACGACGGGGGAAGCGACAGCAGCACCGGGCGGAGGGCAAGTGGTGGCTGGACAACGCAACAGCAGGGGAGGAGGAGCAAGTTCGAGCTCGAGGAGCTGCTTCGCGCGTCGGCGGAGATGGTCGGTCGTGGTAGCCTCGGGACAGTGTACCGCGCGGCGCTGGGCGACGGCCGCATGGTGGCCGTGAAGCGGCTGCGCGACGCCAACCCCTGCGCCCGCGACGAGTTCCACCGGTACATGGACCTCATCGGCCGCCTCCGCCACCCGAATCTCGTCCCCCTCAGGGCCTTCTACTACGCCAAGCAGGAGAAGCTCCTCATCTATGACTACCTCCCCAACGGCAACCTCCATGATCGCCTCCACG GGCACCAGATGACAGGGGAGACGCCATTGGACTGGACGACGAGGGTGACGCTGCTGCTCGGCGTGGCGCGCGGGCTGGCCTGCATCCACCGGGAGTACCGCGACTCCACCATACCCCACGGCAACATCAAGTCCACCAATGTCCTGCTCGACAAGAACGGCGCCGCGTGCGTCACTGACTTCGGCCTAGCGCTGCTGCTCAGCCCGGCGCACGCCATTGCCCGCCTCGGCGGGTACATCGCGCCGGAGCAGTCGGGCGACCACAAGCGCCTCTCGCAGGAGGCagacgtgtacagcttcggcgtgCTCGTCCTAGAGGCGCTGACCGGCAAGGTGCCGGCGCAGCACCTGCAGCCGCTGCCGGACGCAGCCGGCAACAGCGCACAGAGGAAAGACAAGCAGGCGGCTGTGAGCCTCCCGGAGTGGGTGCGGTCGGTGGTGCGGGAGGAGTGGACGGCGGAGGTGTTCGACGCGGAGCTGCTCCGGTACAAGAACATCGAGGAGGAGATGGTGGCGCTGCTGCACATCGCGCTGGCGTGCGTGGCGCAGCTGCCGGAGCAGAGGCCCTCCATGGCCGACGTGGTGAGGATGATCGAGAGCGTCCCCGTGGACCAGTCGCCGCTCCCGGAGGAGGATGTATCGATGTCGCCCTCCATTGGCATCACCACGGACGATGGTCTCAGCTACTAG